One Alphaproteobacteria bacterium genomic window carries:
- a CDS encoding aryl-sulfate sulfotransferase: MKDGLFPPLFLAAVAENVPKKRSVHLYGHRTSVTLEPFFWRQLNEISAQKKISVQKIIEAIDHLQPNNLSSALRLFVLIESMQQYPEK, encoded by the coding sequence ATGAAGGATGGCTTATTCCCTCCCCTTTTTCTGGCTGCGGTGGCTGAAAATGTACCTAAAAAAAGATCAGTCCATTTATACGGGCATCGTACAAGCGTTACACTTGAACCCTTTTTTTGGCGCCAACTAAATGAGATTTCCGCCCAAAAAAAAATCAGTGTTCAAAAAATTATTGAAGCGATAGATCATTTGCAGCCTAACAATCTTTCCAGTGCCCTTAGGTTGTTTGTTCTGATCGAGAGCATGCAACAATATCCAGAAAAATGA
- a CDS encoding repressor LexA: MITQRQLQLLQFIEQHIKINYISPSYDEMKEALGLNSKSAVHSLVTALESKEYIRRLPNRARGIELIKAAPVRHLQETEVQMRGDNVLDGGSVSETLNVSTHESSVELPFHGNIAAGIPLHVFENPDEVIDVPASFLSAHHSIADYFALKIVGCSMIEAGILDGDVVIMLKTNKVVSGDIVAALIDGDEVTLKRLVTDDHDPESICLQAANRDFIDQRYHVSRVEIIGKLAQLVRKYT; the protein is encoded by the coding sequence ATGATTACTCAGAGACAATTACAGCTATTACAATTTATTGAGCAACATATTAAAATAAATTATATTTCACCGAGTTATGATGAAATGAAAGAGGCACTTGGTCTGAATTCAAAGTCAGCGGTTCATTCTCTCGTTACGGCACTTGAGTCTAAAGAATATATTAGGCGTCTACCAAACCGAGCACGCGGCATTGAACTTATCAAAGCAGCGCCAGTCCGTCATTTGCAGGAAACAGAGGTGCAAATGAGAGGGGATAATGTGCTTGATGGTGGAAGTGTTTCTGAAACTTTAAATGTATCAACCCATGAATCTTCAGTTGAGCTGCCTTTTCATGGCAACATTGCTGCAGGGATACCCCTCCATGTTTTTGAAAACCCAGATGAAGTCATTGATGTTCCTGCATCTTTTTTGTCTGCTCATCATTCAATTGCAGACTATTTTGCTTTAAAAATAGTTGGCTGTTCTATGATTGAGGCCGGTATCTTGGATGGTGATGTGGTGATTATGTTGAAAACCAATAAGGTTGTTTCAGGAGATATTGTTGCGGCTCTGATTGATGGTGATGAAGTAACGCTGAAGCGCTTAGTCACGGATGATCATGATCCAGAATCTATCTGTTTACAAGCCGCTAATAGAGATTTTATCGATCAAAGATACCATGTTTCACGTGTTGAAATTATTGGAAAGCTTGCCCAACTGGTTAGAAAGTATACATAA
- a CDS encoding RNA polymerase factor sigma-32, whose translation MANEKINYFPSSDTLNDYIRQTQKFPMLEPDEEYTLAKNWVESEDKDARKKLIESHLRLVVKIASGYRGYGLPLADLISEGNLGLLQATNKFDPEMGNLFSTYAQWWIRAAIQDYVLKSWSLVKIGTTAAQKKLFFGLKKIKHALKIRDDVDLLDEHAQSIATELNVPIEEVKSLQKRMQAHDASLNKSIKEESGSGEWQDWLESHDANQEEALIHSTDQTKKSELVHKAINMLNQREKQIVVARKLEEPPKKLEELALHYQLSKERVRQIEVKAMYKLHQFLDKHLKENEGLRYLVE comes from the coding sequence ATGGCAAACGAAAAAATAAATTACTTCCCTTCATCAGATACATTAAATGACTATATTCGACAAACGCAGAAATTTCCAATGCTTGAACCTGATGAGGAGTATACACTGGCCAAGAACTGGGTAGAAAGTGAAGATAAGGATGCCCGAAAAAAGTTGATTGAAAGCCACTTGAGGTTGGTTGTTAAAATAGCATCAGGCTATAGAGGATATGGGCTTCCTTTGGCAGATTTGATTTCTGAGGGAAATTTAGGGCTTTTGCAAGCAACCAATAAGTTTGATCCTGAAATGGGAAACCTATTCTCAACATATGCTCAATGGTGGATTAGAGCCGCCATTCAGGACTATGTTTTGAAATCGTGGTCATTGGTTAAAATTGGAACGACGGCTGCGCAGAAAAAATTATTTTTTGGCCTTAAGAAAATCAAACATGCCCTTAAAATAAGAGATGATGTAGATTTATTAGACGAACATGCGCAGAGCATAGCCACCGAACTTAATGTTCCAATTGAAGAAGTGAAGTCTCTGCAAAAAAGAATGCAAGCCCACGACGCTTCTCTTAATAAGTCAATCAAGGAAGAGTCTGGATCTGGAGAGTGGCAAGACTGGCTTGAATCTCATGATGCCAACCAAGAAGAAGCGCTGATTCATTCAACGGATCAGACCAAAAAATCAGAACTGGTTCATAAAGCCATCAACATGCTTAATCAACGTGAAAAACAAATTGTGGTTGCTCGAAAGCTGGAAGAGCCCCCTAAAAAATTGGAAGAGCTTGCGCTGCATTACCAGCTTTCTAAAGAACGCGTGCGGCAAATTGAAGTTAAGGCCATGTATAAGCTTCATCAGTTTCTTGATAAACACTTGAAAGAAAATGAAGGCCTTAGATACCTTGTTGAGTGA